In a genomic window of Variovorax paradoxus:
- a CDS encoding dCTP deaminase: protein MSIKSDKWIRRMAEQHGMIEPFEPGQVRESDGHKIISYGTSSYGYDIRCAPEFKVFTNIHSTVVDPKNFDEKSFVDMHGDYCIIPPNSFALARTVEYFRIPRNVLTICLGKSTYARCGIIVNVTPFEPEWEGYVTLEFSNTTPLPAKIYAGEGCAQVLFFESDEVCETSYKDRGGKYQGQRGVTLPKT from the coding sequence ATGAGCATCAAGAGCGACAAATGGATCCGGCGCATGGCCGAGCAGCACGGCATGATCGAGCCCTTCGAGCCCGGCCAGGTGCGCGAGTCCGACGGCCACAAGATCATCAGCTACGGCACCTCGAGCTACGGCTACGACATCCGCTGCGCGCCCGAATTCAAGGTCTTCACCAACATCCACAGCACGGTGGTCGACCCGAAGAACTTCGACGAGAAGAGCTTCGTCGACATGCACGGCGACTACTGCATCATCCCGCCCAACAGCTTCGCGCTGGCGCGCACCGTCGAGTACTTCCGCATCCCGCGCAACGTGCTGACCATCTGCCTGGGCAAGAGCACCTATGCGCGCTGCGGCATCATCGTCAACGTCACGCCCTTCGAGCCCGAATGGGAAGGCTACGTGACGCTGGAGTTCAGCAACACCACGCCGCTGCCGGCCAAGATCTACGCGGGCGAGGGCTGCGCCCAGGTGCTGTTCTTCGAGAGCGACGAGGTCTGCGAGACCAGCTACAAGGACCGCGGCGGCAAGTACCAGGGCCAGCGCGGCGTGACGCTGCCCAAGACCTGA